In Argiope bruennichi chromosome X1, qqArgBrue1.1, whole genome shotgun sequence, a single window of DNA contains:
- the LOC129959197 gene encoding homeobox protein HMX3-like has translation MCQAASSSPPADDFLNSDSRASSPLSSSAVTDDNPPAHGSGGGTASCGGNSGGDSDAKKGKNNRRKKKTRTVFTRSQVFQLESTFDMKRYLSSSERAGLAASLHLTETQVKIWFQNRRNKWKRQLAAELEAANMAHAQRMVRVPILYHDTGSSSVTATENSSLSVATYPSLYYHHASFANSQSGGRAPLSSLV, from the coding sequence ATGTGCCAGGCAGCGAGCAGCTCCCCGCCCGCTGACGATTTCCTGAACAGCGACAGCCGTGCATCGAGCCCGCTCTCTTCGAGTGCAGTCACCGACGACAATCCTCCGGCGCACGGCTCCGGTGGAGGGACGGCCAGCTGCGGCGGCAATTCTGGCGGCGACAGCGACGCCAAGAAAGGCAAGAACAACCGGCGGAAGAAAAAAACGCGCACAGTCTTTACTCGCAGCCAAGTGTTCCAGCTTGAGTCCACTTTCGACATGAAACGTTACCTATCCAGCTCGGAACGGGCCGGCCTAGCCGCTTCCTTGCACTTGACTGAGACACAAGTGAAAATCTGGTTCCAAAACCGACGTAACAAGTGGAAACGGCAACTAGCAGCTGAGCTGGAAGCTGCTAACATGGCCCACGCTCAGCGAATGGTGAGGGTTCCAATCCTTTACCATGACACTGGTTCCTCGTCAGTGACGGCCACCGAAAACTCATCACTCAGCGTTGCGACATATCCGTCACTATACTATCACCACGCCTCCTTTGCCAACAGCCAGAGTGGGGGACGGGCCCCTCTCTCCAGTTTGGTGTGA